The following are encoded together in the Thalassolituus oleivorans MIL-1 genome:
- a CDS encoding FAD-dependent oxidoreductase: MGQRLNNSFQFVEVGRQDPSKKAISVRKAQFVEIYEPFKQEEVSDQAHRCLECGNPYCEWKCPVHNFIPNWLKLASEGNIMEAVELSHATNTLPEVCGRVCPQDRLCEGSCTLNDGFGAVTIGNVEKYITDTAFAMGWRPDMSKVVPTGKRVAIIGAGPAGLGAADVLARNGVTPVVFDKYPEIGGLLTFGIPEFKLEKSVMVNRREVFEGMGVEFRLNTEVGKDIEFQTIIDEFDAVFLGMGTYNYMKGGFPGEDLPGVHDALDFLISNVNRNLGFEKNEADFVSVKGQKVVVLGGGDTAMDCNRTSIRQGAKNVTCAYRRDEENMPGSKREVTNAREEGVKFLFNRQPVEIIGNGKVEGVKVVTTKMGEPDENGRRRPEVVEGSEEILPADVVLVAFGFRPSPAPWFKDFGIEVNSWEGVVAPEKQTFKFQTTNSKVFAGGDMVRGSDLVVTAIWEGREAAEGILDYLDV; this comes from the coding sequence ATGGGACAACGTCTGAACAATAGTTTCCAGTTTGTGGAAGTGGGTCGCCAAGACCCATCCAAAAAAGCGATCAGCGTTCGTAAGGCGCAGTTCGTTGAGATTTATGAGCCGTTCAAGCAAGAAGAGGTTAGCGACCAAGCGCATCGTTGTTTGGAGTGCGGTAACCCTTATTGCGAATGGAAATGCCCGGTGCATAACTTCATTCCTAACTGGTTGAAGCTGGCAAGCGAAGGCAACATTATGGAAGCCGTGGAGTTGAGTCATGCGACCAACACCTTGCCTGAAGTCTGTGGTCGAGTGTGCCCGCAAGATCGTTTGTGTGAAGGCTCCTGTACGTTGAATGACGGTTTCGGGGCGGTGACAATTGGTAATGTTGAGAAATACATTACTGATACCGCTTTTGCTATGGGCTGGCGTCCAGATATGTCGAAAGTCGTACCAACTGGAAAGCGCGTTGCCATTATTGGTGCCGGCCCAGCAGGTTTGGGTGCCGCTGATGTATTGGCACGTAACGGCGTAACGCCTGTTGTGTTCGATAAATACCCTGAAATCGGTGGTTTGTTAACCTTCGGTATTCCTGAATTTAAGCTCGAGAAGAGCGTAATGGTTAACCGTCGTGAAGTGTTTGAGGGAATGGGAGTAGAGTTCCGCTTAAACACCGAAGTGGGTAAAGACATCGAATTCCAAACCATTATTGACGAGTTTGATGCTGTATTTTTGGGTATGGGTACCTATAACTACATGAAGGGCGGCTTCCCTGGTGAAGATTTACCAGGTGTCCATGACGCGCTGGATTTCTTGATCTCTAACGTTAATCGCAACTTAGGTTTCGAGAAAAACGAAGCCGATTTCGTGAGTGTTAAGGGTCAAAAGGTTGTGGTTCTAGGTGGTGGTGATACCGCGATGGACTGTAACCGTACTTCGATTCGTCAAGGTGCGAAGAACGTTACTTGTGCTTATCGTCGTGATGAAGAAAATATGCCGGGCTCTAAGCGTGAAGTGACCAACGCGCGAGAAGAAGGTGTGAAATTCTTATTCAATCGTCAGCCAGTCGAAATTATCGGTAATGGCAAAGTGGAAGGCGTTAAAGTCGTTACCACTAAAATGGGTGAGCCTGACGAGAATGGTCGTCGTCGCCCTGAGGTTGTTGAAGGTTCAGAAGAAATCCTTCCTGCTGATGTGGTCTTGGTAGCGTTTGGTTTCCGCCCAAGTCCTGCGCCTTGGTTTAAGGATTTTGGCATTGAAGTGAATAGCTGGGAGGGTGTTGTTGCACCTGAAAAGCAAACCTTTAAGTTCCAGACCACCAATTCAAAAGTCTTTGCTGGCGGTGATATGGTGCGCGGGTCTGACCTAGTGGTAACTGCCATTTGGGAAGGTCGTGAAGCGGCGGAAGGTATTCTCGACTACTTAGATGTTTGA
- a CDS encoding Na+/H+ antiporter subunit C, translated as MELIYAIAVGVMVTCSVFLLLRGHTFTIVLGLTLLSYAVNLFLFASGGLSLNSAAILSDGGKYADPLPQALVLTAIVIGFAMTAFALILAIRARADLGNDQVDGKAIPGDVLGDKSVSADKRANS; from the coding sequence ATGGAGCTTATTTATGCTATTGCGGTTGGTGTTATGGTGACCTGCTCGGTTTTCCTGTTGTTGCGAGGGCACACCTTTACAATTGTATTGGGTCTAACCTTGTTGTCATACGCAGTGAATTTGTTCTTGTTTGCTAGCGGTGGTCTTAGTTTAAATAGCGCGGCCATTTTGAGTGATGGTGGTAAATACGCTGATCCATTGCCGCAAGCTTTGGTGCTCACGGCCATTGTGATTGGTTTTGCGATGACCGCTTTCGCATTGATTCTCGCGATACGAGCTCGTGCCGATCTAGGTAATGATCAGGTGGATGGCAAGGCAATCCCCGGAGACGTGTTAGGCGATAAGTCCGTGTCAGCAGACAAAAGGGCTAATTCATGA
- the hemE gene encoding uroporphyrinogen decarboxylase, producing the protein MSELKNDRFLKALLREPVDRTPIWMMRQAGRYLPEYKATRAQAGDFMSLCMNPDLACEVTIQPLERFPLDAAILFSDILTIPDAMGLGLYFETGEGPCFKKIIRTEADVQSLNVVNTESDLDYVLKAVKTIRRELNGRVPLIGFSGSPWTLATYMVEGGSSKDFRHVKAMMYDTPEVMHQLLDVLAKSVIDYLNAQIKAGAQAVQIFDTWGGSLSDVAYREFSLKYMQQIVAGLIREHDGRKVPVILFTKGGGQWLELMADTGADALGLDWTTDIGSARGRVGNRVALQGNMDPSVLYASPATIRTEVKRILDSYGQGSGHVFNLGHGIHQFVDPDHAKAFVEAVVELSPAYHG; encoded by the coding sequence ATGTCTGAGCTAAAAAATGATCGTTTTCTAAAAGCCTTGTTGCGCGAGCCTGTCGATCGCACGCCGATTTGGATGATGCGTCAAGCGGGTCGCTACTTACCAGAATACAAGGCTACGCGTGCTCAGGCAGGCGATTTCATGTCGTTATGTATGAATCCTGATTTGGCGTGCGAAGTAACGATTCAACCGTTAGAGCGCTTCCCTTTGGATGCTGCGATACTGTTCTCCGACATTCTTACGATTCCCGATGCTATGGGCTTAGGTTTGTATTTTGAAACGGGCGAAGGCCCATGTTTCAAAAAAATCATTCGCACTGAAGCGGACGTGCAAAGTTTAAACGTTGTGAATACTGAATCCGATCTGGATTACGTCTTGAAAGCGGTTAAAACCATTCGTCGCGAGTTGAATGGCCGAGTCCCTTTGATTGGTTTCTCAGGTAGCCCTTGGACCTTAGCCACTTACATGGTGGAGGGGGGTTCGTCTAAAGACTTCCGTCACGTTAAGGCGATGATGTACGACACGCCGGAAGTTATGCATCAGTTGTTAGATGTATTGGCGAAGTCGGTTATCGATTATCTTAATGCCCAAATCAAAGCCGGTGCTCAAGCGGTACAGATTTTTGATACGTGGGGTGGCAGCCTAAGTGATGTTGCGTACCGCGAGTTTTCGTTAAAGTACATGCAGCAAATTGTTGCTGGTTTGATTCGTGAACACGATGGCCGTAAAGTCCCAGTGATTTTGTTCACGAAAGGTGGTGGTCAGTGGTTAGAATTAATGGCGGATACCGGTGCTGATGCGCTAGGCTTAGATTGGACGACGGACATTGGTTCAGCGCGTGGCCGCGTGGGCAATCGCGTGGCATTGCAGGGCAATATGGATCCGTCGGTGTTGTACGCATCACCTGCGACGATTCGTACCGAAGTAAAACGCATTCTGGATAGTTACGGGCAGGGTAGTGGTCACGTCTTTAACTTAGGTCATGGTATTCATCAGTTTGTTGATCCTGACCATGCTAAGGCCTTTGTTGAGGCAGTAGTTGAGTTAAGTCCGGCATATCACGGATAA
- a CDS encoding vWA domain-containing protein, which translates to MARLTPFGILLSSMLLVACGGGGGSVVPAASTDTTDTTDTTDGGSTETDTGVTYFPLQFYLNGDEYVEESGVFEGVYFLPLIHGYIIAPVDSTNLEKLDNPSVDDYSITINDQAIDPVEQGLVMQKIIDLPVVLNTAIVIDTSGSTQAIDKAALITAIKGFISTAQASSDSVIANQKYTLWAFGSSVEALVPTLTADASILNTALDSLQANWSGSRGDATALYESIVRAVGYYKGVGPVDLGTEVDLKTDGIDDLNDGYFNDGAYSRIDGVKLSNVVLFTAGNNSVNLFSAQSAKEALEWQSLITYVEQAATETTDSATDTTATDTTAVDGSETTLVGKPLLYVSVGTGGVDASVEALASKVIDTASNNTFNVAAELIAAQQSAISVRIRPDNQYLVRYEILERDGKHVHVFSSESASYSYKLTTELDLATNDLSGLAEASPAVEITGPSNSYLAADQVSVTSVKSLYPATRWTEIPYSTGNYSWTVGGVSRSANTDGSISITSADVGKTVVLTNTSLSITGTVTVLD; encoded by the coding sequence ATGGCTAGACTTACCCCTTTTGGGATTCTCTTATCCTCCATGCTACTTGTAGCGTGTGGAGGAGGGGGCGGTTCCGTTGTGCCTGCGGCCTCTACCGATACAACCGACACGACAGACACAACCGATGGTGGCTCTACGGAAACAGATACGGGTGTTACTTATTTTCCGTTGCAGTTCTATTTAAATGGAGATGAATATGTAGAAGAGTCTGGCGTGTTCGAAGGCGTATATTTTCTTCCACTTATTCATGGCTATATTATCGCTCCGGTGGATAGCACTAATTTAGAAAAGCTAGATAATCCCAGCGTTGATGATTACTCCATCACTATTAATGACCAAGCCATTGATCCAGTTGAGCAGGGGTTGGTGATGCAGAAAATTATCGACTTACCGGTTGTGCTCAATACCGCGATAGTCATTGATACCAGCGGTAGTACTCAAGCTATCGATAAAGCGGCCCTTATTACAGCCATTAAGGGTTTTATATCGACGGCTCAAGCTAGCAGTGACAGTGTCATAGCAAATCAAAAGTATACTTTATGGGCGTTTGGTTCGTCAGTTGAGGCTCTAGTGCCAACACTAACTGCGGATGCCAGCATATTAAATACCGCCCTAGATAGTCTTCAGGCCAATTGGAGTGGCTCTCGCGGGGATGCTACCGCCTTGTATGAATCAATCGTACGCGCAGTAGGCTATTACAAAGGTGTGGGCCCTGTTGATTTAGGCACCGAAGTTGATTTGAAAACAGATGGAATCGACGATCTTAATGATGGCTATTTTAATGATGGAGCATATTCGCGTATTGATGGTGTTAAGCTGAGTAATGTCGTGTTATTCACCGCAGGTAATAATAGCGTTAATTTATTCAGTGCACAGTCTGCTAAAGAAGCGCTGGAGTGGCAATCGTTAATTACATACGTCGAGCAGGCTGCTACCGAAACGACGGACTCAGCCACGGATACAACCGCTACAGACACCACGGCTGTCGACGGTTCTGAGACGACGTTAGTTGGCAAGCCATTACTGTATGTATCTGTCGGCACTGGTGGCGTTGATGCGTCTGTTGAGGCCTTAGCTTCAAAAGTGATTGATACGGCATCAAACAATACGTTTAACGTGGCCGCTGAACTGATTGCCGCTCAGCAGAGTGCTATTTCAGTGCGAATTCGTCCTGATAATCAGTATCTCGTTCGGTACGAAATATTAGAGCGCGATGGTAAGCATGTTCATGTATTTTCTAGCGAATCAGCAAGTTATAGCTATAAATTAACGACAGAGTTGGATTTGGCTACCAATGATTTGAGCGGTCTTGCTGAAGCTTCGCCAGCGGTAGAAATTACAGGCCCAAGCAATTCTTACCTTGCTGCAGACCAAGTAAGTGTGACGAGTGTGAAATCGCTTTATCCTGCCACGCGCTGGACTGAGATACCTTACAGTACTGGAAACTATAGCTGGACAGTGGGTGGTGTTAGTCGATCTGCTAATACAGATGGCTCCATTTCCATTACGTCGGCTGATGTCGGCAAGACTGTTGTGTTAACGAACACCTCGTTGTCGATAACGGGAACAGTCACAGTGTTAGATTGA
- a CDS encoding monovalent cation/H+ antiporter subunit A has translation MNLLWVPLLPLLGALVPLLTGRMSRNVCAWSTALLPACALIIVISLIPEVMAQQLPSVHYDWVPILGVSISFFMDGLGLLFCFLILGIGLLVILYARYYLSPTDNVGRFYSSLILFMSAMLGVVLSANLIQLWFFWELTSVSSFLLISFWSNKSDARKGARMALTVTGAGGLALLAGLLLIGQVVGTYDLQAVLASGDTLRDSALYPAIVILVLLGAFTKSAQFPFHFWLPHAMSAPTPVSAYLHSATMVKAGVFLLARFYPVLSHTELWFGIVSMVGLATLLVGAYSALFKHDLKGLLAYSTISHLGLITLLFGLDTDLAAIAAVFHIINHAVFKASLFMAAGIIDHESGSRDMRRLNGLFKYMPYTATLAMVAASSMAGVPLLNGFLSKEMLFTEALHQETLGSMSWLIPILVVVGGALAVAYSLRFIHDVFFNGEPINLPKTPHEPPRYMRVPVEILVVLCLLVGIFPQFIVGDLLLSVGHALMPNGVPYFSLSIWHGFNIPLLMSFIAVAGGMGLYYQRRHLFAFQSQFAEVDAKRVFEDSIQWLVTKAQFVQSFIDNGSFQRYAVWLLVAALFAMGVPLLNMPEAAGILPQTQVDPVIVIGAGLIIIGSIATTLMSHRRLLSLVMISIVGLVVSIAFAWFSAPDLALTQLSVEVATIILFLLALYFLPQKITHLHLSPSRVVRDLAIAVLAGAFVGTLCYAMLTHPMTSISDFFVANSKTGGGGTNIVNVILVDFRGFDTFGEITVLGIAALGIYKLLAGIRLFIPAADSDGRSWASEKNPLMLAQISQSLLPLALLVSAYIFLRGHNLPGGGFIAGLITAIALIQQYIAHGVGWMRDRGDLNFQWFIGGGLLIACLSGVGSWIFERPFLTSWFDYFSLPGVGKFELASAMVFDLGVYLTVIGATLSILANLGKLTTIDRPVRSAVKGGHL, from the coding sequence ATGAACTTGCTATGGGTTCCATTATTGCCCTTGTTGGGAGCACTGGTGCCATTGTTAACCGGAAGAATGAGTCGCAATGTGTGTGCGTGGTCGACTGCTTTATTACCGGCTTGCGCGCTTATAATTGTTATCAGTCTTATTCCAGAGGTCATGGCTCAACAGTTGCCATCAGTACATTACGATTGGGTTCCCATTTTAGGGGTATCAATATCCTTTTTTATGGATGGCTTAGGGTTACTCTTTTGTTTTTTGATCTTGGGTATCGGTTTACTCGTCATTTTATATGCCCGATACTATTTATCGCCAACAGACAATGTCGGTCGATTTTACTCCAGTCTTATCCTGTTTATGAGCGCAATGCTCGGCGTTGTACTATCAGCTAATTTAATTCAATTGTGGTTTTTCTGGGAACTTACCAGTGTCAGTTCATTTTTATTGATCAGCTTTTGGTCTAATAAAAGTGACGCGCGCAAAGGTGCGCGCATGGCGTTGACCGTTACCGGTGCTGGTGGCTTGGCATTGTTAGCAGGCTTGTTACTCATCGGGCAGGTTGTTGGTACATACGATTTACAAGCGGTGTTGGCTAGTGGAGATACGCTGCGTGACAGTGCACTCTATCCGGCGATTGTCATACTTGTTTTGCTTGGTGCGTTTACTAAATCGGCACAATTCCCGTTTCATTTTTGGTTGCCGCACGCTATGTCGGCACCGACTCCTGTGTCAGCGTATTTGCATTCGGCTACTATGGTGAAAGCAGGTGTTTTCTTGCTGGCGCGTTTTTATCCTGTTCTTTCACATACTGAACTTTGGTTTGGGATCGTGAGTATGGTGGGCTTGGCGACTTTATTGGTTGGCGCATATTCGGCGCTTTTCAAACATGATTTAAAAGGGCTGCTCGCCTATTCCACTATTAGTCACCTTGGCTTAATTACGCTGTTATTCGGTTTAGACACGGATCTTGCTGCCATAGCTGCAGTGTTCCACATTATTAACCACGCTGTTTTCAAAGCGTCGTTGTTTATGGCCGCAGGTATTATTGATCACGAATCCGGCTCGCGTGATATGCGTAGGCTGAATGGCTTGTTCAAATATATGCCTTACACGGCTACCTTAGCTATGGTAGCGGCATCCTCTATGGCTGGGGTTCCTTTGCTTAACGGTTTCTTGTCGAAAGAAATGCTTTTCACTGAGGCATTGCATCAAGAAACATTAGGTTCAATGTCTTGGCTAATTCCAATTTTAGTCGTTGTTGGTGGGGCTTTGGCTGTTGCCTATTCGTTGCGATTTATTCATGACGTCTTCTTTAACGGCGAGCCCATTAATTTACCAAAAACACCACATGAGCCTCCGCGCTATATGCGCGTGCCAGTTGAGATACTGGTAGTGCTATGTTTGCTGGTTGGTATCTTTCCGCAGTTCATTGTTGGTGACTTGTTGTTGTCTGTTGGCCATGCCTTGATGCCAAATGGCGTCCCGTACTTTAGCTTGTCGATCTGGCATGGTTTCAATATCCCCTTACTGATGAGTTTTATTGCCGTTGCGGGTGGCATGGGATTGTATTATCAGCGTCGCCATTTGTTTGCTTTTCAAAGTCAGTTCGCCGAAGTCGATGCGAAACGCGTATTTGAAGACTCCATCCAGTGGCTAGTAACCAAAGCGCAGTTCGTACAATCTTTTATTGATAATGGATCGTTTCAGCGTTACGCCGTGTGGTTGCTCGTTGCTGCATTATTTGCAATGGGGGTTCCTTTGTTGAATATGCCAGAGGCTGCTGGAATCTTACCGCAAACTCAGGTTGACCCTGTTATCGTCATTGGCGCTGGTCTTATAATTATCGGTTCTATTGCTACTACGCTGATGAGTCATCGTCGATTGTTATCGTTAGTGATGATATCCATTGTCGGTTTAGTTGTATCAATTGCATTTGCTTGGTTCTCCGCTCCCGACTTAGCGCTAACCCAACTTTCGGTGGAAGTGGCCACGATTATTCTCTTTTTATTAGCCCTCTATTTTTTACCGCAAAAAATTACTCATTTGCATTTGTCACCTTCGCGAGTGGTGCGGGATTTAGCCATAGCCGTATTAGCGGGCGCATTTGTTGGCACTCTCTGCTACGCCATGTTGACTCACCCAATGACCTCTATCAGCGATTTCTTCGTCGCTAATAGTAAGACTGGTGGTGGCGGTACCAATATTGTTAACGTTATTTTGGTCGACTTCCGTGGATTCGATACGTTTGGTGAAATTACTGTATTAGGTATTGCCGCTCTGGGTATTTATAAATTACTGGCAGGTATTCGTTTATTTATACCCGCGGCGGATAGTGATGGTCGTTCATGGGCGAGTGAGAAAAACCCATTGATGTTGGCCCAAATCTCACAAAGTTTATTACCACTAGCCTTGCTTGTTTCTGCGTATATCTTTTTACGCGGACATAACTTGCCGGGTGGTGGTTTTATTGCGGGATTAATCACAGCGATTGCGCTAATTCAGCAATATATTGCCCATGGTGTTGGTTGGATGCGTGATCGTGGCGATTTGAATTTTCAATGGTTTATTGGTGGTGGACTTCTGATCGCCTGTTTGTCCGGCGTTGGGAGTTGGATTTTTGAACGACCATTTTTAACATCTTGGTTTGATTATTTCTCACTGCCGGGTGTTGGCAAGTTCGAGTTGGCCAGCGCTATGGTGTTTGATTTAGGGGTGTATTTAACTGTGATCGGCGCGACGCTATCAATATTAGCTAATTTGGGTAAGTTAACGACTATCGACCGACCGGTAAGAAGTGCGGTTAAGGGAGGGCATTTATAA